Proteins encoded together in one Oceanobacillus iheyensis HTE831 window:
- a CDS encoding N-acetylglucosamine kinase: MSYCLGIDGGGSTTTMAISDNRGNIVAHVQGGPSNLQATSPDEIKDRFEQLIQKLEMQGGGKVSQIISVFAGIAGTGYEKNRYWMENLLLELLPHVEKKLVLPDMINALYSGTLGESGIVQIAGTGSVTYGINPTGKEVRVGGWGYLFGDEGSGAALGMKALQVSLRYFDGRGEPTILLELLQEHYKTDDPQEIISTIYQTNQVKQEVAKIAPLVFQAAIREDQLAKQLIYEAANELALSIETVVNQLYSGEDNPIPVILSGGLFQAELLQTYLKEMLAANSSIELIKPSLPPVGGAIIGAQILVDNELTEEFRQHIQQSFDQLKEKS, encoded by the coding sequence ATGAGCTATTGTTTGGGAATTGATGGAGGTGGTTCAACAACCACGATGGCAATATCTGATAATAGAGGGAATATTGTTGCTCACGTTCAAGGTGGACCTTCTAACTTACAAGCTACTTCACCTGATGAAATTAAGGATCGATTTGAACAGTTAATCCAAAAATTAGAAATGCAGGGTGGAGGAAAGGTAAGCCAAATCATCTCCGTTTTTGCAGGAATTGCTGGAACAGGATATGAGAAAAATAGGTATTGGATGGAAAATTTGTTACTTGAATTATTACCACACGTTGAAAAAAAATTAGTGTTGCCTGATATGATAAATGCATTATATTCAGGTACTTTAGGTGAATCAGGAATTGTGCAAATAGCAGGAACAGGTTCGGTAACTTATGGAATTAATCCGACTGGAAAAGAAGTACGTGTAGGTGGATGGGGATATTTATTTGGAGATGAAGGTAGTGGTGCTGCATTAGGAATGAAAGCACTACAAGTGTCACTACGTTATTTTGATGGTAGAGGAGAACCTACTATTCTTTTGGAGTTGCTCCAAGAACATTATAAAACAGATGATCCACAAGAAATTATTTCGACTATCTATCAAACTAATCAGGTAAAACAAGAAGTAGCAAAGATTGCGCCATTGGTATTCCAAGCAGCCATAAGGGAAGATCAACTAGCAAAACAATTAATATATGAAGCTGCAAATGAACTTGCGCTGTCGATTGAAACTGTCGTTAATCAATTATACTCAGGTGAAGATAATCCCATTCCTGTAATCTTAAGTGGAGGGTTATTTCAAGCAGAATTACTCCAAACTTACTTAAAAGAAATGCTGGCTGCTAATTCTTCCATTGAATTGATAAAGCCAAGTCTTCCTCCTGTAGGTGGAGCAATTATCGGTGCCCAAATATTAGTTGATAATGAATTGACAGAAGAATTTCGACAACACATACAGCAGTCCTTTGATCAATTAAAGGAGAAAAGCTAG